In Kitasatospora gansuensis, a genomic segment contains:
- a CDS encoding hemolysin family protein, with protein MTLALLLLLTAAAAELLRPLSRLLGYARGLREAPAISSEELRGLVAANTELGHDERELIADVFSAGERQLREVMVPRTEVTFLDADRPLAEVRTETSRSPHSRYPVVEGSYDSVAGFVHVRDLYGARGEHALRVRELTRPVKLLPATKRVLAAMGEMRREGHHLAIVVDEYGGTAGIVTLEDLVEEVIGEIRDEYDALDTTATRRLAGGGMELDGLLNLADFAEETGVTLPEGPYETVAGYLVSELGKLPSTGDQVATGAGLRLAVAKLDGRRIERIRVSAVTLSEPPGAEVS; from the coding sequence GTGACCCTCGCCCTGCTCCTGCTGCTCACCGCCGCCGCGGCCGAACTGCTCCGCCCGCTGAGCCGACTGCTCGGCTACGCCCGAGGTCTGCGCGAGGCGCCCGCGATCAGCTCCGAGGAGCTCCGCGGCCTGGTCGCCGCCAACACCGAACTCGGCCACGACGAGCGGGAGTTGATCGCCGACGTGTTCTCGGCGGGGGAGCGGCAGCTGCGCGAGGTGATGGTCCCCAGGACCGAGGTCACCTTCCTGGACGCCGACCGCCCGCTGGCCGAGGTACGCACCGAGACCAGCCGCTCGCCGCACTCCCGCTACCCCGTGGTGGAGGGCTCCTACGACTCGGTGGCCGGCTTCGTGCACGTCCGCGACCTGTACGGGGCGCGCGGCGAGCACGCCCTGCGGGTCCGCGAGCTGACCCGCCCGGTCAAGCTGCTGCCGGCCACCAAACGGGTGCTGGCGGCGATGGGCGAGATGCGCAGGGAGGGCCACCACCTGGCGATCGTGGTGGACGAGTACGGCGGCACCGCCGGCATCGTCACCCTGGAGGACCTGGTCGAGGAGGTGATCGGCGAGATCCGGGACGAGTACGACGCCCTGGACACCACCGCGACCCGTCGGCTGGCCGGCGGCGGGATGGAGCTCGACGGGCTGCTCAACCTGGCCGACTTCGCCGAGGAGACCGGCGTCACCCTCCCCGAAGGGCCGTACGAGACGGTGGCCGGATACCTGGTCAGCGAGCTGGGCAAGCTGCCCAGCACCGGCGACCAGGTGGCCACCGGGGCCGGCCTGCGGCTCGCGGTGGCCAAACTGGACGGCCGCCGGATCGAACGGATCCGGGTGAGTGCGGTCACACTGTCGGAACCTCCAGGGGCTGAGGTTTCCTGA
- the trpS gene encoding tryptophan--tRNA ligase, with the protein MVNAAITGPTPDRPRVLSGIQPTSGSFHLGNYLGAVRQWVDLQEANDAFYMVVDLHAITVEQDPATLRENTRISAAQLLGAGLDPERCTLFIQSHVPEHAQLGWIMNCLTGFGEAARMTQFKDKSAKQGSDRTSVGLFTYPILQIADILLYQADAVPVGEDQRQHLELTRDLAERFNTRYAPTFTVPKPYILKETAKILDLQDPTAKMSKSASSPKGLVNLLDEPKVSAKKFKSAVTDTGTVVSYDEENKAGVSNLLRIHSALSGQSVEQLVEHFDGKMYGALKTELAELFTDWVGPFQQRTQAYLDDPAELDRVLGLGAEKARSVASETLATVYDRIGFLPPKR; encoded by the coding sequence ATGGTCAACGCAGCGATCACCGGTCCGACGCCGGACCGTCCCCGGGTCCTCTCCGGCATCCAGCCCACCTCGGGCTCCTTCCACCTCGGGAACTACCTCGGCGCGGTGCGCCAGTGGGTGGACCTGCAGGAGGCCAACGACGCCTTCTACATGGTGGTCGACCTGCACGCGATCACCGTCGAGCAGGACCCGGCCACCCTCCGGGAGAACACCCGGATCTCCGCCGCCCAGCTGCTCGGCGCGGGCCTGGACCCCGAGCGCTGCACCCTCTTCATCCAGTCGCACGTACCCGAGCACGCCCAGCTCGGCTGGATCATGAACTGCCTCACCGGCTTCGGCGAGGCCGCCCGGATGACCCAGTTCAAGGACAAGTCCGCGAAGCAGGGCAGCGACCGCACCTCGGTCGGCCTGTTCACCTACCCGATCCTGCAGATCGCCGACATCCTGCTCTACCAGGCCGACGCCGTCCCGGTCGGCGAGGACCAGCGCCAGCACCTGGAGCTCACCCGCGACCTCGCGGAGCGCTTCAACACCCGCTACGCGCCCACCTTCACCGTCCCGAAGCCGTACATCCTCAAGGAGACGGCCAAGATCCTGGACCTGCAGGACCCGACCGCCAAGATGAGCAAGTCGGCCTCCTCGCCCAAGGGCCTGGTGAACCTGCTGGACGAGCCCAAGGTCAGCGCCAAGAAGTTCAAGAGCGCCGTCACCGACACCGGCACCGTGGTCTCCTACGACGAGGAGAACAAGGCCGGCGTCTCCAACCTGCTGCGGATCCACTCCGCGCTCAGCGGCCAGTCGGTCGAGCAGCTGGTCGAGCACTTCGACGGCAAGATGTACGGCGCGCTGAAGACCGAGCTGGCCGAGCTGTTCACCGACTGGGTCGGCCCGTTCCAGCAGCGCACCCAGGCCTACCTGGACGACCCGGCCGAGCTGGACCGGGTGCTCGGCCTGGGCGCGGAGAAGGCCCGTTCGGTCGCCTCCGAGACGCTGGCCACCGTGTACGACCGCATCGGCTTCCTGCCCCCCAAGCGCTGA
- a CDS encoding 2'-5' RNA ligase family protein has product MSTAVPAPVGDGLPEAVTIGVSIHVPEPYGSAIQDARAGHGDPLARSIPTHVTLLPPTEIPVGRLAEVETHLREVAAGHTPFPMLLQGSGTFRPVSPVVFVRVEEGAQECRALEAAVRSGPLARELAFPYHPHVTVAHGLSEAALDRAHTEARGFHAVFPVPGFVLSRFGADEVWRPWRSYAFGAL; this is encoded by the coding sequence ATGTCGACCGCCGTGCCCGCCCCCGTCGGTGACGGCCTCCCCGAGGCCGTCACCATCGGCGTGTCCATACACGTCCCGGAGCCGTACGGTTCCGCGATCCAGGACGCCCGGGCCGGGCACGGCGACCCGCTGGCCCGCTCGATACCGACCCACGTCACGCTGCTGCCGCCGACCGAGATCCCGGTCGGCCGGCTCGCCGAGGTGGAGACCCACCTGCGGGAGGTGGCGGCCGGGCACACCCCGTTCCCGATGCTGCTGCAGGGCAGCGGCACCTTCCGGCCGGTCTCGCCGGTGGTCTTCGTCCGAGTCGAGGAGGGCGCCCAGGAGTGCCGGGCGCTGGAGGCCGCCGTCCGCTCGGGGCCGCTGGCCCGCGAGCTGGCCTTCCCGTACCACCCGCACGTCACGGTCGCGCACGGCCTCTCCGAGGCGGCGCTGGACCGGGCGCACACCGAGGCCCGCGGCTTCCACGCGGTCTTCCCGGTGCCCGGCTTCGTGCTCTCCCGGTTCGGCGCGGACGAGGTCTGGCGCCCCTGGCGGAGCTACGCCTTCGGCGCGCTCTGA